A single genomic interval of Gossypium raimondii isolate GPD5lz chromosome 11, ASM2569854v1, whole genome shotgun sequence harbors:
- the LOC105801658 gene encoding RING-H2 finger protein ATL70: MSASLDSDSGFVDSKEVSRFGYAIGVSAIILLIIVVTALASYVCSKAFQSPQAPPSNSDMIDPESFFVDDGGGLDEETIKSYPKLTYSEAKLLKKGSTDTCCSICLNDYKGSDSLSMLPNCGHLFHLECVDHWLRLQSTCPVCRTSPILTPLSMPPADDHVAPLPSRPGD; the protein is encoded by the coding sequence ATGAGCGCTTCATTAGATTCCGACTCGGGATTCGTCGACTCCAAAGAGGTGAGCAGATTTGGGTATGCGATCGGAGTTTCCGCCATAATCCTCTTGATTATCGTCGTGACCGCATTGGCTTCCTACGTTTGTAGCAAGGCTTTTCAATCACCGCAAGCCCCGCCATCAAATAGCGACATGATCGATCCCGAGAGCTTCTTTGTTGATGACGGTGGTGGTCTTGATGAGGAAACAATTAAAAGCTACCCGAAATTGACGTACTCCGAGGCTAAGCTATTGAAGAAAGGTTCTACGGATACGTGTTGTTCTATATGCTTGAATGATTATAAGGGTAGTGATAGTCTTAGCATGTTGCCTAATTGTGGACATTTATTTCATCTTGAGTGTGTCGACCATTGGTTGCGGTTGCAATCCACGTGTCCCGTTTGTCGGACGTCTCCAATCCTAACACCGTTGTCGATGCCACCTGCCGATGATCACGTTGCTCCATTGCCGAGCAGGCCCGGTGATTGA
- the LOC105761684 gene encoding uncharacterized protein At3g28850, translating into MIHECHDEAPKMLVMGQWIPMVKPYPTGFSDSINTTFKSNPNTFPLFSQFLHHFISSHPKIFHLTFPHFLSSQSPLLSFLSFKAMKAMQQGRRFLKKLKFNPTNTKIKGLVFHLNVPESPYVKDRKHKEPETDILDPEEHPSLSDFEEKCPPGGENSVIFYTTSLRGIRKTFEDCSNVRFLLNSFKITIQERDVSMDMGYREELWEILGGRVIPPKVFVKGRCIGGADEIIGLHERGELKKLLEEVPSNGGIVNNVCNSCANFRFLICTSCNGSRKVYEEKDDDHHHHKEDNEFCIKKCNDCNENGLVKCPFCC; encoded by the coding sequence ATGATACATGAATGCCATGATGAGGCACCAAAAATGTTGGTCATGGGACAGTGGATTCCAATGGTGAAACCATACCCCACTGGTTTCAGTGATTCAATCAACACAACTTTCAAAAGCAATCCCAACACATTTCCCCTTTTTTCTCAGTTCCTTCACCACTTTATCTCATCACACCCTAAAATTTTCCATCTCACTTTccctcactttctctcttcccAATCACCTCTCTTATCATTTCTCTCCTTCAAAGCAATGAAAGCCATGCAACAAGGAAGAAGGTttctaaaaaaactcaaattcaacCCTACAAATACAAAGATCAAAGGCTTAGTCTTTCACCTTAATGTCCCGGAATCACCGTACGTTAAAGATCGAAAACACAAAGAACCCGAAACCGACATCCTCGACCCAGAAGAACATCCATCTTTATCGGATTTCGAAGAGAAATGTCCACCAGGAGGTGAAAATTCAGTCATTTTCTACACAACAAGCTTAAGAGGTATTCGTAAAACATTTGAAGATTGTAGCAATGTAAGGTTTCTTTTAAATAGTTTCAAAATAACAATCCAAGAACGAGATGTTTCAATGGATATGGGGTACAGGGAAGAGCTATGGGAAATCTTGGGTGGTCGAGTTATACCTCCAAAAGTGTTCGTTAAAGGCCGGTGCATCGGTGGAGCCGACGAAATCATCGGACTACACGAACGAGGCGAGCTAAAGAAGCTATTGGAAGAGGTACCATCGAACGGTGGCATCGTCAATAATGTGTGCAATTCTTGTGCCAATTTCAGGTTCTTGATTTGCACTAGTTGCAATGGCAGCCGCAAGGTttatgaagaaaaagatgatgatcatcatcatcataaagAAGATAATGAGTTTTGCATTAAGAAATGCAATGATTGTAATGAAAATGGATTGGTCAAATGCCCATTTTGCTGCTGA